In Arsenophonus sp. aPb, one DNA window encodes the following:
- the rdgC gene encoding recombination-associated protein RdgC, whose product MWFKNLMIYRLNREFTLSVDELEKQLATLAYSPCTSQDIMKIGWTSPMGSLGETLIHTANNHILLCAQKEEKILPAQVIKQELQAKIKKLETSQARKLKKSEKDPLKDEVLHTLLPRAFSKISHTYIWLDIINNLIIVDAASTKRAEDNLAFLRKTLGSLPVVPLSYQKPIELTLTEWVRSGKPANGFSLMDEAELKAPVEEDGVIRCKKQDLLCDEIIAHIEAKKRVTKLALEWEDRIQFILSDDGTIKRLKFSDLIKEQNDDIDKTDFAQRFDADYILMTNEISALIKCLIDILGAETNI is encoded by the coding sequence ATGTGGTTTAAAAATTTAATGATCTACCGTTTAAATCGGGAATTCACATTATCCGTAGATGAGCTTGAAAAACAACTTGCCACACTGGCTTATAGCCCATGCACAAGCCAAGATATTATGAAAATAGGCTGGACTTCACCGATGGGATCGCTTGGTGAAACTTTAATCCATACGGCGAATAATCATATCCTGCTTTGTGCCCAAAAAGAAGAAAAGATCTTGCCAGCTCAGGTTATCAAACAAGAATTACAAGCTAAAATTAAAAAACTGGAAACGTCTCAAGCGCGAAAACTGAAAAAAAGCGAAAAAGATCCATTAAAAGATGAAGTGCTTCATACGCTGTTACCCAGAGCTTTTAGCAAAATCAGTCATACTTATATCTGGTTAGATATAATCAATAATCTAATTATTGTAGATGCCGCCAGCACTAAACGTGCTGAAGATAATCTGGCATTTTTACGTAAAACATTAGGCTCGCTTCCAGTTGTACCTTTAAGTTATCAAAAACCAATCGAACTAACTTTAACGGAGTGGGTACGCTCGGGCAAACCTGCTAATGGATTTAGTTTAATGGATGAAGCCGAATTAAAAGCACCCGTTGAAGAAGATGGCGTGATCCGTTGTAAAAAACAAGATTTACTCTGTGATGAAATTATCGCCCATATTGAAGCTAAAAAACGAGTAACAAAGTTAGCATTAGAATGGGAAGATCGTATTCAATTTATTCTTTCGGATGACGGAACAATTAAAAGACTAAAATTTAGTGATCTGATAAAAGAACAAAATGACGATATTGATAAAACAGATTTTGCCCAACGCTTTGATGCCGATTATATCTTGATGACAAACGAAATTAGTGCGCTGATAAAATGCCTAATTGATATTTTAGGTGCCGAAACGAACATTTAA
- the exbD gene encoding TonB system transport protein ExbD, whose protein sequence is MAIRLNDDLNDNGEMHEINVTPFIDVMLVLLIIFMVAAPLATVDIKVNLPASTAKPQPRPEKPLFLTVKANGLMYVGEQNVSQEQLASALDQITGTNKETTIFFQADKTVNYERIMDVMNLLRKSGYLKVGLVGMEMSQSTK, encoded by the coding sequence ATGGCGATCCGTTTAAACGATGATTTAAATGATAATGGTGAAATGCATGAAATTAATGTTACACCATTTATTGATGTAATGTTGGTTTTACTGATTATTTTCATGGTTGCGGCACCTTTAGCGACAGTCGATATTAAAGTTAATTTACCGGCTTCTACAGCTAAACCTCAACCTAGACCGGAAAAACCGTTATTTTTAACCGTGAAAGCGAATGGTCTAATGTATGTTGGAGAGCAAAATGTCTCACAGGAACAATTGGCATCAGCATTGGATCAGATAACTGGTACAAATAAAGAAACCACTATTTTTTTTCAAGCAGATAAAACTGTAAATTATGAAAGGATCATGGATGTAATGAACTTATTACGTAAATCTGGTTACCTTAAAGTGGGATTAGTTGGCATGGAGATGTCACAGAGTACAAAATAG
- the exbB gene encoding tonB-system energizer ExbB has translation MRKLIASIFLAISLINITFAETNQAGLSEQSLPVNIPNQQDISIANSLPTTSANGEQSSEKDLATEKNLAALQQEPNLLTAQRGFDQDLSIWSMYQHADMVVKAVMLGLIVASIITWALFFSKSIELIGAYRQLRKEQQKLSKVKSLDDAIGIAATFKKNSVTRKLYDEVVAEKTLSAGSHDLNGTKDRANFRLERAVASISRYMGRGNGYLATIGAISPFIGLFGTVWGIMNSFIGIAHSQTTNLAVVAPGIAEALLATAIGLVAAIPAVVIYNLFARMINTYRGQLGDVAAQATVLLGRDLDLADSNKER, from the coding sequence ATGCGTAAATTGATAGCTTCTATTTTTTTGGCAATAAGTTTGATAAATATAACATTCGCCGAGACAAATCAGGCAGGCCTGTCTGAGCAGTCCCTGCCTGTTAATATACCTAATCAGCAAGATATATCCATTGCAAATTCACTTCCAACGACTTCAGCCAATGGAGAGCAATCAAGCGAGAAAGATCTTGCCACTGAAAAAAATTTAGCGGCGCTACAACAGGAACCAAATTTATTAACTGCACAACGAGGATTTGATCAAGATCTTTCGATTTGGAGTATGTATCAGCATGCTGACATGGTTGTGAAAGCAGTCATGCTAGGATTAATTGTTGCTTCAATCATTACTTGGGCTCTGTTTTTCTCAAAAAGCATTGAACTGATTGGGGCATACCGACAGCTACGAAAAGAACAGCAAAAATTATCTAAAGTAAAATCACTTGATGATGCGATAGGAATTGCTGCAACATTTAAAAAAAATAGTGTTACTCGAAAATTATATGATGAAGTTGTGGCGGAAAAAACATTATCAGCCGGTAGTCATGATTTAAATGGAACCAAAGATCGTGCCAATTTTCGCCTTGAAAGAGCTGTTGCTTCAATTAGTCGTTACATGGGGCGAGGTAATGGTTATTTAGCAACTATAGGGGCAATTTCACCCTTCATTGGTTTATTTGGTACAGTTTGGGGAATTATGAATAGTTTTATTGGTATAGCTCATTCTCAGACGACTAATTTAGCGGTTGTTGCACCTGGCATAGCAGAAGCTTTGTTAGCTACGGCAATAGGGCTGGTAGCAGCGATACCAGCAGTGGTTATATATAATTTATTTGCACGCATGATTAATACTTATCGTGGTCAACTGGGCGATGTAGCTGCTCAGGCTACGGTATTATTAGGTAGAGATTTGGATTTAGCTGATAGTAATAAAGAAAGGTAA
- a CDS encoding DedA family protein, giving the protein MQVLNEIVMAIWHHDFAKLINPDILWIIYAVLFTIIVLENGILPAAFLPGDTLLILSGALIAKGVLSFIPTIIILTVAASLGCWLGFLQGRWLSDTNIIKQWLKQIPQEYHDRANRLFNNQGLYALLIGRFLAFVRTLLPVLAGLSTLNHRRFQLFNWLSGLLWIGIIVSLGYAINQIPFIKRHENIVMNILIFLPILLLISGFIGSLVVYWKHKKAK; this is encoded by the coding sequence ATGCAAGTTCTCAATGAAATCGTGATGGCAATTTGGCATCATGATTTTGCTAAACTAATTAATCCCGATATTTTATGGATTATTTATGCAGTACTTTTTACCATTATCGTATTAGAAAATGGTATTCTTCCTGCAGCATTTCTGCCAGGAGATACGCTACTTATTCTTTCCGGTGCTTTAATTGCAAAAGGTGTTCTTTCCTTTATTCCTACAATCATTATTTTAACTGTTGCTGCTAGCCTAGGTTGCTGGTTAGGTTTTTTACAAGGGCGATGGCTTAGCGATACGAATATAATAAAACAATGGTTAAAACAGATCCCACAAGAGTATCACGATCGTGCAAACCGATTATTCAACAACCAAGGCTTATATGCGCTTTTGATCGGTCGTTTTTTAGCTTTTGTTCGCACACTATTGCCGGTTTTAGCGGGACTTTCGACCTTAAACCACCGTCGCTTCCAATTATTTAATTGGCTTAGCGGCCTGTTATGGATTGGAATCATTGTTTCTTTAGGTTACGCAATAAATCAAATTCCTTTTATCAAACGCCATGAAAATATTGTCATGAATATTTTAATATTCTTACCTATACTGCTACTCATTAGCGGATTCATCGGTTCACTTGTCGTATATTGGAAACATAAAAAAGCCAAATAA
- the carB gene encoding carbamoyl-phosphate synthase large subunit encodes MAKRTDIKSILILGAGPIVIGQACEFDYSGAQACKALREEGYRVILVNSNPATIMTDPELADATYIEPIQWEVVRKIIEKERPDAILPTMGGQTALNCALELEHKGVLNEFAVTMIGATADAIDKAEDRQRFDKAMKKIGLETARSGIAHSLEEALEVVEKVGFPCIIRPSFTMGGSGGGIAYNREEFEDICLTGLDLSPTNELLIDESLIGWKEYEMEVVRDKNDNCIIICSIENVDAMGIHTGDSITVAPAQTLTDKEYQIMRNASMAVLREIGVETGGSNVQFAVNPKNGRLIVIEMNPRVSRSSALASKATGFPIAKVAAKLAVGYTLDELMNDITGGRTPASFEPSIDYVVTKIPRFNFEKFPGSNDRLTTQMKSVGEVMAIGRTFQESMQKALRGLEVAATGFDPKVDLDEFDSLTKIRRELKDAGAERIWYIADAFRAGMSVDGVFNLTNIDRWFLVQIEELVRLEEKVTEFGVNGLSAGFLRRLKRKGFADIRLAKLVGVSEAEIRKLRHKYKLHPVFKRVDTCAAEFATDTAYLYSTYEDECEANPDSTQSKIMVLGGGPNRIGQGIEFDYCCVHAALALREDGYQTIMVNCNPETVSTDYDTSDRLYFEPVTLEDVLEIVRIEQPEGVIVQYGGQTPLKLALALEEAGVPIIGTSPDAIDRAEDRERFQQAVARLGLKQPENATVTTIEQAIEKAHSIGYPLVVRPSYVLGGRAMEIVYDETDLRRYFQTAVSVSNDAPVLLDHFLDDAIEVDVDAICDGETVLIGGIMEHIEQAGVHSGDSACSLPPYTLSQNIQNVMREQVKELAFELRVRGLVNVQFAVKDNEVYLIEVNPRAARTVPFVSKATGIPLAKVAARVMVGQSLAKQGVTKEIIPPYYSVKEVVLPFNKFPGVDPILGPEMRSTGEVMGIGRTFAEAFAKAMFGCSSTMKKSGRALLSVRENDKAKVVDLAAKLIEHGFELDATHGTAIVLGEAGINPRLVNKVHEGRPHIQDRIKNGEYSYIVNTTAGRRAIEDSKLIRRSALQYKVNYDTTINGGFATAISLNADPTEQVISVQEMHKMIRH; translated from the coding sequence ATGGCAAAGCGTACAGATATTAAAAGTATCCTGATTTTAGGTGCGGGTCCCATTGTTATTGGCCAAGCTTGTGAATTTGATTACTCCGGAGCACAAGCATGTAAAGCCCTACGTGAAGAGGGTTATCGCGTTATTTTAGTGAATTCCAATCCAGCGACAATTATGACAGATCCCGAACTTGCGGATGCTACTTATATTGAGCCGATTCAGTGGGAAGTGGTACGCAAAATTATTGAAAAAGAGCGTCCTGATGCGATTTTACCTACAATGGGTGGACAAACTGCTTTAAACTGTGCTTTAGAATTAGAGCATAAAGGTGTATTAAACGAATTTGCTGTTACTATGATTGGCGCCACGGCTGATGCAATTGACAAGGCAGAAGATCGTCAGCGGTTTGATAAAGCAATGAAGAAAATCGGTCTTGAAACTGCACGTTCAGGGATTGCCCATTCCCTGGAAGAAGCACTAGAGGTGGTAGAGAAAGTAGGCTTCCCCTGTATTATTCGTCCTTCATTTACTATGGGCGGTTCGGGCGGCGGAATTGCTTATAACCGTGAAGAGTTTGAAGACATTTGTCTGACCGGTTTAGATCTTTCACCGACCAATGAATTACTGATTGATGAATCGTTAATTGGTTGGAAAGAGTATGAAATGGAAGTGGTTCGTGATAAAAATGATAATTGTATCATCATATGTTCTATTGAAAATGTCGATGCGATGGGGATTCATACGGGAGATTCTATCACTGTCGCTCCTGCTCAAACATTAACCGATAAAGAATATCAAATTATGCGCAATGCATCGATGGCAGTGTTGCGAGAAATTGGTGTAGAAACCGGTGGTTCAAATGTTCAATTTGCCGTAAATCCTAAAAATGGTCGCTTAATTGTTATTGAAATGAATCCCCGGGTATCACGTTCTTCTGCTTTAGCATCTAAAGCAACCGGTTTTCCTATTGCAAAGGTTGCAGCAAAACTTGCGGTAGGTTATACACTTGATGAATTAATGAACGATATTACCGGAGGACGGACACCCGCATCTTTTGAACCTTCTATTGATTATGTCGTGACTAAGATCCCTCGTTTTAACTTTGAAAAATTCCCGGGTAGTAATGATCGTCTGACAACTCAGATGAAATCTGTTGGTGAGGTAATGGCTATTGGGCGAACTTTTCAAGAATCTATGCAAAAAGCATTGCGTGGATTAGAAGTCGCCGCGACGGGTTTTGATCCTAAAGTAGATTTAGATGAATTCGACTCGTTAACCAAAATTCGCCGTGAATTGAAAGACGCAGGAGCTGAACGTATCTGGTATATAGCCGATGCATTCCGCGCAGGTATGTCGGTGGATGGTGTGTTTAATCTCACTAATATCGATCGTTGGTTCTTGGTACAGATTGAAGAACTTGTTCGTTTAGAAGAGAAGGTTACTGAGTTTGGTGTTAATGGATTGTCAGCGGGGTTTTTGCGGCGATTGAAACGAAAAGGTTTTGCCGATATTCGTTTAGCTAAATTAGTCGGAGTTTCTGAAGCTGAAATCCGTAAATTACGTCATAAATATAAACTGCATCCTGTTTTTAAGCGAGTTGATACTTGTGCGGCAGAATTTGCCACAGATACTGCTTATCTCTATTCCACTTATGAAGATGAATGTGAGGCCAATCCTGACAGTACTCAATCTAAGATTATGGTACTAGGTGGTGGACCAAACCGCATTGGTCAAGGAATTGAATTTGATTATTGTTGTGTTCATGCTGCGTTGGCGTTACGTGAAGATGGCTATCAAACAATAATGGTAAACTGTAATCCAGAAACAGTTTCTACCGATTATGATACATCTGATCGTCTCTATTTTGAACCAGTAACGTTAGAAGATGTATTAGAAATAGTTAGGATTGAACAACCTGAAGGTGTCATTGTGCAGTATGGTGGCCAGACACCATTAAAATTAGCGCTTGCTTTGGAAGAAGCTGGCGTTCCTATTATTGGCACTAGCCCAGATGCGATTGATCGAGCTGAAGATCGTGAGCGTTTTCAACAAGCAGTGGCCCGTTTAGGGCTGAAACAACCAGAAAATGCCACGGTTACCACTATTGAACAGGCTATAGAAAAGGCTCACAGTATTGGTTACCCCTTAGTTGTACGTCCTTCTTATGTTTTAGGTGGTCGGGCAATGGAGATTGTCTACGATGAAACTGACTTACGTCGGTACTTTCAGACCGCCGTGAGTGTTTCCAATGATGCGCCAGTTTTACTCGATCATTTTCTGGATGATGCCATTGAGGTTGATGTCGATGCTATCTGTGATGGGGAAACCGTTTTAATTGGTGGCATTATGGAGCATATTGAACAAGCTGGTGTTCATTCCGGTGATTCTGCCTGTTCCTTGCCGCCTTATACCTTGAGTCAGAATATACAGAATGTCATGCGTGAGCAAGTAAAAGAGCTGGCCTTTGAACTACGCGTTCGAGGATTAGTTAATGTTCAATTTGCGGTTAAAGATAATGAAGTTTATTTAATCGAAGTAAATCCGCGAGCTGCGCGTACAGTGCCTTTTGTATCAAAAGCAACAGGAATACCACTGGCAAAAGTAGCCGCTCGCGTCATGGTCGGACAATCTTTAGCTAAACAGGGTGTAACCAAAGAAATTATTCCACCTTATTATTCGGTTAAAGAAGTCGTATTGCCATTTAATAAATTCCCTGGTGTTGATCCTATTTTGGGACCAGAAATGCGTTCTACCGGTGAAGTTATGGGTATAGGTCGTACTTTTGCCGAAGCATTTGCTAAAGCCATGTTTGGTTGTTCTTCTACGATGAAAAAATCTGGGAGGGCATTACTTTCTGTAAGAGAAAATGATAAAGCCAAGGTGGTTGATTTAGCGGCTAAATTAATTGAGCATGGTTTTGAGTTAGATGCAACACATGGTACTGCAATTGTATTGGGTGAGGCAGGAATTAACCCGCGTTTAGTTAATAAAGTTCATGAGGGGCGCCCTCATATTCAGGATAGAATAAAAAATGGTGAATACAGTTATATTGTCAATACTACTGCAGGTCGTCGTGCAATAGAAGATTCGAAGCTTATTCGTCGTAGTGCATTACAATATAAAGTAAATTATGATACCACTATTAATGGCGGCTTTGCGACAGCGATTTCCCTCAATGCTGATCCCACAGAGCAGGTTATCTCTGTCCAAGAGATGCATAAAATGATCCGACATTAA
- the carA gene encoding glutamine-hydrolyzing carbamoyl-phosphate synthase small subunit, whose amino-acid sequence MIKPAILVLEDGTQFHGHSIGAEGIVVGEVVFNTSITGYQEILTDPSYSRQIVTLTYPHIGNAGINPDDEESAIIHAQGLVIRDLSLIYSNFRGKESLSDYLKRHKTVAIADIDTRKLTRLLREKGAQNGCIITGDNLDADLALEKLKLFGGIKGLDLAKEVTTKEVYAWQQQSWHLAAKGLSATKPREQLPYHVVAYDFGVKRNILRLLVDRGCYLTVVPATTPADEVLKMAPDGIFLSNGPGDPAACDYAIKAIKQFLTTEIPIFGICLGHQLLALASGADTVKMKFGHHGGNHPVKDLINNRVMITAQNHGFAVDEATLSDKLRVTHKSLFDGSLQGIHRTDKPAFGFQGHPEASPGPKDAEPLFDYFIELIKKYRQINLATQVD is encoded by the coding sequence TTGATTAAGCCAGCTATATTGGTTCTGGAAGACGGAACCCAGTTTCATGGTCATTCCATTGGGGCTGAAGGAATTGTTGTTGGAGAAGTTGTTTTTAATACATCAATAACTGGATATCAAGAAATCCTCACTGATCCTTCTTACTCCCGCCAAATTGTTACACTCACTTATCCCCATATCGGAAACGCAGGCATCAATCCTGATGATGAAGAGTCAGCCATCATTCATGCTCAAGGGCTTGTTATACGTGATTTATCATTAATTTATAGTAATTTTCGCGGAAAAGAAAGCTTATCTGATTATTTAAAGCGCCATAAAACAGTAGCAATTGCTGATATTGATACTCGCAAACTTACGCGGCTATTAAGGGAAAAAGGCGCACAGAATGGTTGTATTATCACTGGCGATAATTTAGATGCCGATTTGGCATTAGAGAAACTTAAATTATTTGGTGGAATAAAAGGATTAGATTTAGCTAAAGAAGTCACAACTAAAGAAGTTTATGCTTGGCAACAGCAGAGTTGGCATCTGGCAGCCAAGGGATTATCGGCCACGAAGCCTCGGGAGCAACTGCCTTATCATGTCGTTGCTTATGATTTTGGCGTTAAACGAAATATTTTACGCTTACTCGTTGATCGCGGTTGTTATTTGACAGTTGTTCCAGCAACAACCCCGGCTGATGAAGTATTAAAAATGGCACCTGATGGGATCTTTCTTTCGAATGGCCCGGGTGATCCAGCCGCTTGTGATTATGCAATCAAAGCCATCAAACAGTTTTTAACGACAGAAATCCCTATTTTTGGTATTTGCTTAGGTCATCAATTACTGGCATTAGCCAGCGGAGCCGATACCGTTAAAATGAAATTTGGCCATCATGGTGGTAACCATCCAGTAAAAGATTTAATTAATAATCGCGTCATGATTACTGCACAAAATCACGGTTTTGCGGTTGATGAAGCAACATTATCTGACAAATTGCGAGTTACCCATAAATCGCTATTTGATGGCAGTCTACAAGGAATACATCGTACCGATAAACCTGCATTTGGATTTCAAGGACATCCTGAAGCGAGTCCTGGCCCTAAAGATGCAGAACCTCTATTCGATTATTTTATTGAATTGATTAAAAAGTATCGTCAAATAAATTTAGCTACTCAAGTTGATTAA